GGCGGCCGTGGTGCGCGCCGAAGGCGGGCAATTACACCATCTTAAGCCCCACGGCGCGCTCTACAACATGGCCGCTACCAACGCGGCCCTGGCCGAAAGCATTGCCGAAGCCATCTACAAGGTGCAGCCCGAGCTCACGCTCTACGGCCTGGCCGGCTCGGAGCTGACAAAGGCCGGCGAGAAAATCGGCCTTAAAACGGCCCACGAAGTCTTTGCCGACCGCACTTACCAAAGCAACGGTACCCTCACGCCGCGCCGCCAGCCCGACGCGCTCATTACCAGTGCCGACGCGGCCATTGCCCAGGTGCTGCGCATGGTGCAGGGCGGCTGGGTGCGCACCCAGCAGGGGCCCGAGGTGGCTATTCGGGCCGATACGGTGTGCCTGCACGGCGACGGCGCCCACGCCCTGGAGTTTGCCCGCCAGCTGCGCACGGCCCTGGCCGAGGCCAACGTAACGGTGCAGGCCACCGGCGCACCTGTCCCAGCGCCCAGCCCCCGATGAAGCCAAAGTTTCGCACCTGGGGCGGGGCTAGCCTGGGCGCTGCCTTCCTGATGGCCAACTCGTCCATCGGCCCCGGCTTTTTGACGCAAACCACCGTTTTTACCCAGCAGCTGCTCACCAGCTTCGGGTTCGTCATTCTGGTGTCGGTGGTGCTCGACGTGGGCGCGCAGCTCAATACCTGGCGCATTCTCACCGTGAGCGAGTTGCGGGCCCAGGACCTGGCCAATAAGCTGTTGCCGGGGCTAGGGTACTTTCTGGCGGGCATGGTCATTCTGGGCGGCTTCGCCTTCAATATCGGCAACATTGCGGGCTGCGGGCTGGGGCTGAACGTGCTCACCGGGCTCTCGTTTGAGCAGGGCGCCATCATTAGCTGCGGGGTGGCGCTGCTGCTATTCTGGGTGCGCGAAGTGGGCAAGATGCTCGACGGCTTCACTAAGATTCTGGGCACGGTTAAGATTTTGCTTACGCTGGGTATTGCCTTCAGCGCCCACCCGCCGCTGCTGCAGGCCCTGCACCACACGCTGCTGCCGGCCAAGGTGAGCGCGGCGGCCATCGTCACCATCGTGGGTGGCACGGTGGGCGGCTACATCACATTTTCGGGCGCCCACCGCCTGCTCGACGCGGGAATTAAAGGCCTTGACAGTCAGGCTGAAGTGACGCGCAGCGCCGTCAGCGGCATCGTCATTTCTACCCTCATGCGGTTTGTGCTGTTTCTGGCCATTGTGGGCGTGCTCAGCCACGGTGCTACCCTAGCCGCCGACAACCCGGCGGCCAGCGTGTTCCGCGCGGCGGCGGGCGAGGTGGGCTTCCGGGTGTTCGGCGTCATTCTGTGGAGCGCAGCCATCTCGTCGGTGGTGGGCGCGGCCTACACGTCGGTGTCGTTTTTCAAGACGTTTCACCCCGTGTTTGCGCGCCACGAGCGGGCCTGCATCTCGGTATTTATCGTTTTGTCAACGGCCATCTTCGTGGGCATCGGCAAGCCTACCCAACTGCTCATTTTTGCCGGTGCCATCAACGGGCTAATCCTGCCCCTGGCCTTGGCCATCGTGCTGGTGGCCGCCGCTAGCCCCCGCCTCATGGGCACGTACCGCCACCCCCGCTGGATGCTGGCCGCCGGCTGGGTGGTGGTGGTCATCATGGGTGGCCTTAGCCTGCGAGCGCTGTGGGAGCAGTTTGGCTAGGGCTGCGGGCGCGGCTACACCGCCGGCCGCACGGCTATTTTCTGGCGCGCGCGCCAGAAAAGCAGCAACAGCAAAACGCCCAGCGAGGGGCCTAGCAGCACCGAGCTGAGCAGGTGCAGATGGTAGTACTGCGCCTGGCTCAGGTGCCAGTGTTCGGCGAGGAGATGATAGATGCGGTCCATGCAGTAAGGTACGCATAATCAGGCAATTTAGGTGCGCCCTTCCGTTCCGCTCGCGGCCGGCCTGGTAGCCCGCCACGCCCGCGCCTCTGCCAGCACCCCTAGCAGCTGCGCCGTCTCGATTTCGCGGGCGCAGCGGAAGTGCCCCAGCGGGCAGCGGGCGTGCCCGTGCAGCCCGCACGGCCGGCAGGCCAGCGGCCCCGGGTGCTCCACAATTCGTGAAAAAGAACTCAGCGGCCCAAACCCAAACGCCGGCACCGTGGAGCAAAAAATGGCGCACACCGGCGCATCCACTGCCGAGCACAGGTGCAGCGGCGCCGAGTCGTTGACGTAGTTGAGCACCGCCCCGCGCAGGAGGGCGGCCGAGGCCAGCAGGGATAATTTGCCCGATAAGTTGACCAGCCCCGGCCGGGCGGCCGCCTGGGCCAGCCGCTCGCAGGCGGCCGTATCGGGCGGGCCGCCGAGCAGGTACACGGGCAGGCTAGCGGGCAGCGCAGCCAGCAATTCCAGCCATTTTTCCTCCGGGTACTGCTTGGTAAACCACACGGAGGTAGGCGCCAGGCAGATATACTCGCCCACGGCGGCGTAGGGCGCGGCGGCCGCCTCGTCGGCTAGGGTGGGGTAGAGGCGGGGCTGTGGGTTGCTGGTTTTTGGTTTTTGGTTTTTGGTAGGTGTTTGAGAACCAGAAACCAGCAACTGGAAACCAGAAATTAAGGCCAGGTTGCGCGCCACCTCGTGGGTGCCGTCGCCGATAACGTGTGGCACGCGCCGCGTAAAAAACCGGCTGAACGGATTTTCGGCGAAGCCCACCCGCTCCGGCGCGCCCGAAAAAGCCGTGAGAAACCCCGTGCTGGCGAAGCGCTGCAACGTTACTACCCGGCCGTATCGCTCCGCTCGAACTTGCTTCAGCAGGCGCACTAGGTTCGGGTATTTCTGGCTTTTTTTGTCCCAGATAAGTACCCGCCGGATGTGCGGATTACCCGCCAGCAAGCCCTCGTTGCCGCGCCGCACAAGCACGTCGAGCGGCTGGCCAAGCGCGTGCTCGGCCAGGTACTCGACCAGCGCCGTAGCCAGGATTACGTCGCCGATAAAGGCGGTTTGGATGAGTAGCGTGGCTAAGGGTGAATCGGGCATGGGCACAGGCCTCAAAGGTAGCTATGCATCCAGCGCAGCGCTCAAAATGGTAATGCCGGTAGCATTGCAGCGCCAACTCACTAGTTGCAGGCTGGCCCCGAAATGCGCAGCGGTCTGCTGCCGCGTAAAACCGCGTTGCTGCGCCCATTCGAGGCCGCGCCGGGGTATTTGTAGGCAGCTACCCAGGTAATCCGCTTCGCGCTCGTGCTGCTTGTCCAGCGTCGCCGGCCAGGTAGCGGGGTCAAAAGCAGGTAGGGGGTGGCCTAGCAGCAGGTGCGCCAGCTCGTGCATAAGATTAGCCTCCTGCCGGGCCGCCGAGTGCAGCGGGTGGTGCAGGATAACCGGCGGCTGGCGGCTAATGAGGGCCGCTGACCAGCCGGGCTGGCTCAGCACTTGCGCCACAGCAGCGCCGGCATCCGCAGCCAAGTCTAATGGAGTAAGTAGTAGTACTTGGTAATGGGCTGCTAGCTGCCGGGCAGGCAAAGGCTGAAAAGCCTTCAAACCCAGCGCGTAGCGGGCCTCGGTGGCCAGTGCTTCGCACCGCTGGCGGAAGGCCGCAGATAGGCGGGGCGGCGAAATTGGCTGGCCGGCCAGGGGGTTAGTCATCGTGCCGGGGCAGCTTGGCATAAGCTGCTTCTACCAGCGAAGCCAAGGCGTTGGCAGTGGCCGGGTCGAGCTGCCGGTCAGAGCGCAGGAGCAACGCAATCTGCTGGGGACGGTCGGGGGCCGTGTCAGCTGTGCCATTTTGGGCGGCCAGTAGCTGGGCCGGGGCTACTTGTAGCCAGTCGCAGAGGCGCAGAAAAGTCGTCATGTCGGGCGCTTTCTCATTTTCAACCCGCGATAGGGTAGCCGGACTGATTTCGCCGATTTCCTCGGCTATCTCGCGCAGGCCCCGGCCGGCCCGTTTGGCGCGCACCAAGGCGGCAAGGGCAGCAGCATCTAAGTGATGTTTCATGGGTTTCTGGGCTAAGCTTGCAAAAATAACCTGAGTGCAAGTTTGGAAGTGTGAGAAAAGCGTTGTTTAATTTTTGAAACAAAAAATATTATATGAAACAACCGCCTCCTTCCCCGATTACCCCGCAAGCGCATCTGTTCGAGAGTATGGTTATTGGCTTGCAGGAAGCTGGCCGCCAGTCTGCTACCCATTGGCTTGATGGGCCAGCGCTTCGGCGGGGGCTCAACGGGCTAGCCGTGGCGCTGGCCACCGCAGCGCCCCTATCGGCGCGGGGCTGGCAAGCGCTGCTGAGCCGGCCCGTGCGCGACTGGTGGCCCGCCACCCTGCCCCGCGCAGCAGCTTTTGAAAGTGATTTCAGTCTGCTCGAAGATGGTGAGCTTAGCGAGGAAGCTAATCGCTTCTATTACACGGTACTGGTAGAAGAAGCCGGCTTAGCTGGAAGCTCGGCCGTGGCTGCCGCGCGGGTGCTGGACAATCAGGTATTCGCGCACCTGCTGGCACGGCTGCGCGACAAAAACCGCCAACCGGCCACCGCCCCGGCGGCCCAGCGCGACTACGTGCGGCTGCGGCAGTTCCTGATTGAGCACCCGCTCACAACGGCTGCCGCCATTGGGGAGGCGTTTGAGGATGCCCGCTTCATCAGAGTGGCCGAGGTAGGGGAGCTGTACGAGCCGGCCGGGCCGGGGCCACACTGGCACTGCCAGCATTGTGGGCCGCTGCACGTGGCCGATGGCGGCCTGCGCGGCATTCGCCCGCGCCTGTGCGCCGACCACCTGCCGGGTAGCGCGGCCGTGCTGCCCGGGCCGGCTGGCCCCGGCGAAGTGCTGCGCCTGCGGCCGGGCCACCTCTGGCGCGTGTGCCTGCCGGGCAAGCCCGAGCTAGCCTTGTATGCGGAGCTGCTGTACCTGCACCAGCAGTACCCGCAGCAGCTAGCGGCCCCAGTGCTGTGGCCGGGCCTCGACCAGTATGACCTGCGCCTGGGCTGGCCTGCCGATGGCACCCACTGGGCCGTGGACGTGAAAGATCAGCAAAATCCGCGCCTGTTAGGCCAAAGTCTGTACCCGCTAGGTACCCAACATGACCTGGCCTACGACCGGGCCTTTTACGTGGTGCCCGACCGCTGGCTAACCCCGCCCCACGGTAGCACTTACCTGCGCACAGTACGCCAGAATGCCAAGCTGCCGGCTACTCACTCCATCGTCGGCCTGCAAGAATTTCTGGGGCAGGTAACGCAAAAAGTTACGCTCACCACTCGCGCCAAGCGCCCCCGCTCATGAATCAGCTTACGTTCTTTGAGGCTCCGGCCGTGTTTCGGCACCGCGTGCAGGAGCTAACGAGCCTGCTGCCTGAGGAAGGCGGCCGCCCCATGACAGCCACCGAGGCTCATACGCTACTGAACGTAGAGCTGACTTTCGCGCTGGCCGAAATGCTAGGCTTCGACGACGAGCCGGTAACGGCGCCGTGGGCGCTGCTGAGTGGCATGCCGCTGCGCGAGGCACGTCTGTTGCGCCTGGATGCTACTCGCCGCCGCGCCCTGGTCAATGCCCGGCAGCTGGTGCCCTATGGCCCGCGCTTTGCCTGGCTGGTGGCGCTGCGCGACTACCTGGCCCTGCCGGCGCACGCCCCGCGTAGCTACCACTTTGACCCGGCCGAGCCATCGCCCACCCTGATTGCCAACGCGAAGCGGCTGCCGCCAAACCGCATCCAGGAAGACCTATTCCAGCGTTGCCTAACCGAGCGGCTGCCGTGGCGGCTGCGCCCGCAGCCGAAGCTTGCGCAGGCTGATACCGACTACCAGTTTCGGGCCGTGGTGCCTACTAACGACCAGCAGCCGCTGACGGCCTTGGTGCAAGTGCGCTTTAGTGCGGCGGCGCTGGCCGCCGTGCCACCGCTGCCGCCGGCTTGGCTAGCCCCGCGCCCGCCCCGCGAGCCGCTGTGCATCAGGCGGGCTACGCTGGAAGCCGTGGCGGAAAAGCTGGACCAGCTAGAGCTAAAGCTAGCCGCTGACTATCGTGGCTACCGTCTTCAAAATTGGTCTGACCGGCTTCGCAATCTCACCTTTCAACTG
The genomic region above belongs to Hymenobacter sp. BRD128 and contains:
- a CDS encoding ImmA/IrrE family metallo-endopeptidase, with amino-acid sequence MPSCPGTMTNPLAGQPISPPRLSAAFRQRCEALATEARYALGLKAFQPLPARQLAAHYQVLLLTPLDLAADAGAAVAQVLSQPGWSAALISRQPPVILHHPLHSAARQEANLMHELAHLLLGHPLPAFDPATWPATLDKQHEREADYLGSCLQIPRRGLEWAQQRGFTRQQTAAHFGASLQLVSWRCNATGITILSAALDA
- a CDS encoding NRAMP family divalent metal transporter — its product is MKPKFRTWGGASLGAAFLMANSSIGPGFLTQTTVFTQQLLTSFGFVILVSVVLDVGAQLNTWRILTVSELRAQDLANKLLPGLGYFLAGMVILGGFAFNIGNIAGCGLGLNVLTGLSFEQGAIISCGVALLLFWVREVGKMLDGFTKILGTVKILLTLGIAFSAHPPLLQALHHTLLPAKVSAAAIVTIVGGTVGGYITFSGAHRLLDAGIKGLDSQAEVTRSAVSGIVISTLMRFVLFLAIVGVLSHGATLAADNPAASVFRAAAGEVGFRVFGVILWSAAISSVVGAAYTSVSFFKTFHPVFARHERACISVFIVLSTAIFVGIGKPTQLLIFAGAINGLILPLALAIVLVAAASPRLMGTYRHPRWMLAAGWVVVVIMGGLSLRALWEQFG
- the pxpA gene encoding LamB/YcsF family protein, yielding MNPPATVDLNCDMGESFGAWTLGQDAEIMPFITSANVACGFHAGDPGVMRQTVRRALAHGVAIGAHPGLPDLVGFGRRNLDISAEEAFDMTVYQLGALAAVVRAEGGQLHHLKPHGALYNMAATNAALAESIAEAIYKVQPELTLYGLAGSELTKAGEKIGLKTAHEVFADRTYQSNGTLTPRRQPDALITSADAAIAQVLRMVQGGWVRTQQGPEVAIRADTVCLHGDGAHALEFARQLRTALAEANVTVQATGAPVPAPSPR
- a CDS encoding glycosyltransferase family 9 protein, whose translation is MPDSPLATLLIQTAFIGDVILATALVEYLAEHALGQPLDVLVRRGNEGLLAGNPHIRRVLIWDKKSQKYPNLVRLLKQVRAERYGRVVTLQRFASTGFLTAFSGAPERVGFAENPFSRFFTRRVPHVIGDGTHEVARNLALISGFQLLVSGSQTPTKNQKPKTSNPQPRLYPTLADEAAAAPYAAVGEYICLAPTSVWFTKQYPEEKWLELLAALPASLPVYLLGGPPDTAACERLAQAAARPGLVNLSGKLSLLASAALLRGAVLNYVNDSAPLHLCSAVDAPVCAIFCSTVPAFGFGPLSSFSRIVEHPGPLACRPCGLHGHARCPLGHFRCAREIETAQLLGVLAEARAWRATRPAASGTEGRT
- a CDS encoding helix-turn-helix domain-containing protein, yielding MKHHLDAAALAALVRAKRAGRGLREIAEEIGEISPATLSRVENEKAPDMTTFLRLCDWLQVAPAQLLAAQNGTADTAPDRPQQIALLLRSDRQLDPATANALASLVEAAYAKLPRHDD